The Thermoanaerobacter uzonensis DSM 18761 sequence GTTTTTTCTTGCATTTTAACCATTGGCTCACCACAGCATACCAATGTCCCTTGACCAGCATGAAGAACTTCTACAATATTTCCGCATTTTTCGCATTTATAAACGCCATATAAATCAGCCATTGTCAATTCCTCCTTTGAATTTGTAAAACTTTACAACTATAATTAATTTGCTTTGGATAATATATCTTAACAGAAATATATTATCCTTTATATTTATAATACATTAAAATTTTTTGGATTTCAAGTAGGAAAAGAAATTTTTTAGTATGCAAATGGCAATATCGGAAAAGCGAAAATACATTTGTTAATTTTTATGAAAGTATGGTAATATAATGGTGGGGAGGTGTGTAGGATGCACAAAATATTGGTGGTTGAAGACGATGTCAATATAGCTAAGTTTATAAAAATAAATTTGGATAAATATTATGATACAGAAATAATGAATGAAGGTAGGAAAGCTCTTGATTTAATTAGAAGTGAAAAATTTTCTGTTATAATACTGGATATAATGCTTCCTGATATAAGCGGCTTTGAAGTTTTAAGGGAGATAAAAGTGATGAAGATAAATACTCCTGTTATTGTCCTCACGGCTAAAAGCCAGGATGTGGATAAAATATTAGGTTTAGAGTTAGGAGCAGATGATTATATCACTAAGCCTTTTAATCCAAGAGAACTTGTGGCAAGAGTAAAAGCGATTATAAGGAGAGTTTATGAGTTTAATGCGATTATGCAAAGTACTGGTAGCATAGAATTTGGAGAGGTAAAATTGGATTTAAGCCAAAATAAAGTCTTTGTGAAGGGAAAAGAAGTGTCTCTGACTCCAAGAGAATTTCAACTTTTAAAGATATTAATGACAAATAGAGAGAGAGTGGTAAAAAGAGAAGAACTTATTGGTTTTATATGGGGAGAATCTTTTATAGGGGATACAAAAACACTGGACGTTCACATTAGAAGGCTAAGAGAAAAAATTGAAACTAATCCCGACCAACCAAAATACATACATACTCAATGGGGAATTGGGTATTATTTTGGAGGAAGTTAAATGAGTATAAGATTTAAACTTACAGTTTCTTATATTTTGTTGGTTACAATGATAATAATTTTTTTTGGAGTTATATCTACTTTAACACTTGAAAAATACTATATTAACAACATAATTGAAATACTTACTTCACAGGGCAATTCCTTTTCTCGTGTAATTGATAGTTACATTGATGCAGATATATACGCGATAGGCCAAGATTTGGTTAAAAAGCTTGCAGCAGATACCAATGCACAAGTTCAGCTTTTAAATATGAAAGGCATGCTTTTAGGGGACTCTTCTGTCTCTTCTACTCCTATTCCTGTTAAGATACTTACTCCAGATGTCATACAAGCTATTTCAGGAGAAAATGGAGTTTATATAGAAGACCTCCACAATGAAAAAGTTCTCCACGTGTCAGTGCCAATAAAAAATAAAATAAATTATATAGCAGTATTGAGGCTTTCTTCTTCCTTAGAGGAAGTTTACAATGTAATAAAAAAGTTAGTGTTATTTTTTGGGGTAGTATTAACAGCCTCTTCTTTAGTTGCGTTGGTGATAGGGTTTTTTATAGCAAACAGACTTACAAAGCCTCTGGAGATGGTTAAAAAGACGACGCAGGAGATGGCAAGAGGCAATTTTAAAGTCAGGGCTCAAAAGATTTCAAATGACGAAATAGGAATATTGGCAGATTCTTTTAATAAAATGGCAGAAGAATTAGGACAGTTGGAAGAGATGAAAAACGAGTTTATAAGCAATATCTCTCACGAATTAAAGACTCCGCTTACCTCTATAAAAGGATTTGCAGTAACTGCTATGGACGTATTTGAAGAAAATCGTGAGTTATATGAGTATTTAAATATTATTGATGGGGAAGCAGATAGGCTTTCTCACTTAGTAGATGAGCTTTTGGATTTTTCCAAGATGGAGCTTGGTAAGATAAAATTGACTTTTGATGAGGTAGATATTAGTTGCTTAATTCGTGAAACAATTGCTGTGCTAAAACCTATTGCAGAAAATAATGGTGTCAACTTAATATGTGAAAAAAATAACGATAATCTTGTAGTCTATGGAGATAAAAATAGGCTGAAACAGGTGTTAGTGAATCTTATTGATAATGCTATAAAAGTTTGTGAGAGTGGTAAAACTGTAAAAGTTGTTCTTGAAGCGAAAGAGAGAGCAATAATAAAAGTGGAAGATGAAGGTCATGGCATTTCAGAGAGTGAAATGAAACACATTTTTGATAAATTTTATAGAGGCAAAAACAGCAGATACAGTGGTACAGGATTGGGACTTGCCATAGCAAAGAAAATAATTGAAGAACATGGTGGAACTATAACAGTTGAAAGCGAAGAAAACAAAGGTACTGTGTTTACAGTAACTTTGCCTATTAAATATCGATCCGTGTAAAATTTTAGTAGGTAATGTCAGTATATTATTTCTACTAATTTTTGACACACACTAAATATCGATAAATTATTGACAATCTGATTGTTTTGTATTATTGATTATATTGATGATGATTATAATGTGGAGGCAAATTTTATGAAATATAGAATTGAGCATGACTTGCTGGGGAAAAAAGAAGTGCCCATTGATGCTTATTATGGTATACATACATTGAGAGCTTTTGAAAATTTTCATATATCAGGGCAAAAAATCCACAGGGAACTTATTATATCACTTGCGATGGTCAAAAAGGCTGCAGCGATTGCAAATGTGAAAATTGGCTTGCTTGATGAAAAAAAAGCGAAGGCAATAATTTTAGCTTGTGATGAGATAATATCAGGTAAATACCATGATCAATTTATTGTTGATGCTCTCCAGGGAGGTGCAGGTACTTCTTCCAATATGAATGCTAACGAAGTTATTGCAAATAGGGCAATCGAACTACTGGGGGGTAGTAAGGGAGACTATTCTATTGTACATCCACTGGAACATGTAAACTTGAGCCAATCTACAAATGATGTTTTCCCGACAGCGGTGAGAATTGCGGCAATACGTCTTTTAAAGCCTTTGAGTGAGGATTTAGCTGAGCTTCAAAGTGTGCTCCAAGAAAAAGAAGAAGAGTTTTCTGATGTATGTAAAATGGGACGAACCGAGTTACAGGATGCTCTTCCTGTTATGCTTGGACAGGAATTTGGTGCATATGCACAAGCAGTTGCGAGGGATAGATGGAGGATATATAAGGTTGAAGAAAGATTGAGGCAGGTCAACATTGGCGGTACTGCTGTTGGGACAGGTGTAAATGCCGAGCTAAAATATATATTCTCAGTTATAGAAATATTGAGAGAAATAACGGGACTTGGACTTGCAAGGGCGGAATATATGATGGACCCTACCCAGAATAACGATGTTTTTGTTGAGGTATCTGGGCTTTTAAAAGCGGCAGCTACAAACCTTATAAAAATATCAAATGATATAAGGCTTATGTCATCGGGGCCTAAGTGTGGACTCATGGAGATTAATATACCAGAAGTACAGGCAGGTTCATCGATTATGCCTGGTAAAGTGAATCCTGTCATACCTGAGGCTGTAAAGCAGGCAGCTTTTCAAGTTATAGCATGTGACCATGCAATAACTTTATGTGCCCAAGCAGGTGAGTTTGAGCTTAATTTTACATTGCCTCAGATTGCATATAATCTTTTTATGCAGATAGACCTATTAAGAAACGCTATAAGAATATTTATAGATAAATGTATTAAGGGAATAACTGCAAATAAAGATTACTTAAGAGAAACTGTTGAGAAAAGTTACTCATATGCAACTGCGCTAGTTCCTTACCTTGGGTATGAAAAGGCAACGGAAATTGCAAAAATGGCCAAAGAGAAAAGAAAAACCATTAGGGAGGTTGTGATAGAAACAGGACTCTTTACAGAGGAGGAACTTGATATAATATTTAACCCTTATGAAATGACGAAACCAGGAATACCAGGAAAAAGGAAATTGAAAGGAGAAAAATAATTATGAACACGACGCCAACTTCTTCCAGGATACACATAGCTATTTTTGGCAGGAGAAATGCAGGTAAATCAAGCCTTATAAATGCTCTCACAAACCAGGAAGTGGCTCTTGTATCTGATGTTGCAGGTACTACTACTGATCCCGTGTCGAAGGCAATGGAAATACTTCCGATCGGACCAGTTGTAATCATCGATACTGCTGGACTTGATGATACAGGAGAGTTAGGGGAACTTAGGGTAAAAAAAACCTATGAAGTTTTAAATAGAACAGACCTTGCAATTCTTGTTATAGATGGTACTATAGGACTTTCAGAGTTTGAAGAAAATATTCTAAAGGTCATTAGAGATAAAAATATTCCAGTTGTAGGGGTAATAAATAAAAAGGATTTATCACAATATTCTGAAGAAGATAAAAGAAAATGGGAAGAAAAATTAAAACTAGAACTTATTGAAGTTTCTGCCTTAAAAAAACATGGAATTGAAGCCCTAAAAATGATATTAATAAAAAAAGCACCATATGACGACAGGGAACTTTCAATTGTAGGCGATCTCATAAAACCTGGAGACTTTGTAGTTCTTGTTGTTCCTATAGATAAGGCTGCTCCAAAAGGCAGACTTATACTTCCACAGCAACAGACAATAAGAGATATTCTTGACAATGATGCGATGGCTATTGTTACGAAAGAGCATGAGCTAAAAGAAACACTTCAAAATATAGGGAAAAAGCCGTCATTAGTTATTACAGATTCTCAGGCTTTTTTGAAAGTTAGCGCTGATACGCCAAAAGATATACCGCTTACATCTTTTTCTATTCTTTTTGCACGATATAAAGGTGATTTGGAGGAACTTATAAGAGGTGTAAAAGCAATAAAAAAATTAAAACCTGGTGATAAAGTTCTCATTGCTGAAGGATGTACGCATCACAGGCAGTCTGATGATATAGGAAAGGTAAAAATACCTAGATGGATACGCCAGATTGTTGGAGGAGACATACAATTTGACTGGTCGAGCGGCATAACTTTTCCAGACAATCTCGAAGAATACAGCTTGATTGTACATTGTGGCGCATGCATGCTGAATAGAAGAGAAATGATGTATAGAATTTCATATGCAAAAAGCAAAAACATTCCAATAGTAAACTATGGAGTATTAATAGCTTATGTTCAAGGTTTAATGCCGAGAGCTATAGAAATGTTTCCACTGGCAAAGATGATTTATGAAGAAGAATAGAATGGGACAATTATACCTTTGTCCCATAAACTTTTTTATATTGAAACACTAAAACATAAAGTGTATACAAAAGAGCTATTATTCCGCTTACTATAAAAGTTATGTGAGAGCCAATTTTTTGAGATAATGTACCAGCATACAGTGAGCCTATAGGAGTTACCCCACCAAAAACCAAAGAATAAACGCTCATCACTCTTCCTCTGAATTCATCTGCTGAATTAATTTGTATTGTGGTGTTGGCGGAAGAACTAAAGGTTATCATAGACCAGCCTGATAGAGCTAGAAGAGAAGCTGTTAATAAGTAACTACTTTGCATGCCTATGAATATTTGAAAGATTCCAAGTCCAATGCCTCCACCAAATAAATAAACAGGCTTTACTCCTCTTCTACTTACCGAAGCTAATGTCAATGCTCCTATTAGGGCTCCTGTTCCCATTGCTGACATTAGTAAGCCATAATCTGTCGCTTCTCTGTGGAGAACATCTTTTGTAAAAACAGGTACTAATACATTAAAGTTCATAGAAAAAGTACTCAAAATGGCAATCATGAGTATTGTAGTTAATATAACAGGGGTGTTTTTGATGTATATTAACCCGTCTCTTAAGTCATCAAAGATCTTTGCTTTGACGTCATTAATTTTTGGCGTTATACCTTCTACTGTAATTAATATAAGTCCTATTATTACAGCAATAAAGCTTGCAGAATTCAAATAAAAACATACGGCATATCCCAATTTGCCAATTAATATTCCTGCAATTCCTGGGCCTATTATCCTTGCTGCGTTAAACACTGCTGAGTTTAGAGCAATTGCATTCATCAAATCTTTTTTTCCTACTAAGTCAATGATAAAAGATTGCCTTGCTGGCATGTCTATCGTGTTTAAAAAACCATTAAACAAAGCCAAAGCTAATATTTCCCAATAATTTATTATTTTTAGGGCAGTCAAAGTTGCGAGGATAAAGGCGGAAATTGCAAAACTTGTTTGTGTAAATAAAATCAGTTTTCTCTTTGGAAATCTGTCTATTACAACCCCTGCAAATAAAGAAAAGAGCATCACAGGCAAAAATTGAACAGCACTTACAAGACCCAATAAAAAGGAAGAGTTCGTCAGTTTAAGAACTAACCAACCTTGACCTATGTTTTGCATCCACGTGCCTATAAGGGAAATCATTTGCCCAAACCAGAATAACCTGAAATTTCTGTGCTTGAGAGAAGGAAACGAATATTCTAATTTTTCTGTTATATTCATTGCTATTTCTCCTCATGCCAAATTTTCATACAATAGTTCTATAGATTGATTGAAATATATTTTGGCTTTTTCAGGATTATTTAGGGCAATATACAAATTTCCCAATCCTTTATAGGCTTCAGACAAGTCTTTCTTAAGGCCAAGGTTTTTGAGTATTTCCACAGATTTTAAAAGTTCTTTTTCACTTAATTCAAATTGACCTTGCTTTAGGTGCAAATTGCCAAGGATTGTATAAATTCTTCCCATTTCTTCTTCTTCGTTTATCTCTTTTACAATTTCTAGAGATTCATTTAAATACTCAAGAGCTTTTTGGTAATTTTCTTTTAAATAATAAATTCTTCCTATTTCTGTTAGATTATATGCCATTCCTCTTTTGTCCTCTAAATCTTTGTATAGTGAATAGCTTTTAAAGAAATATTTCTCTGCAATGTCATATTTCTTTAAATCGGTATATACAAAGCCTAAGTAATTATATTCATTAGCAATGTCTTCTTTTAAGTTTAATGTTTTGCTTATCAAAATGGCACGCCTTATATATTTTAAAGCATCTTTGTATTGTTTAAGTTCATGATTTACAAGTCCAAGTCCATTGTTGGAAAGGGCAATAAAGTCTACTGCTTTGATTTGTGTAGAATACTCAAGACATTTTATATAATAATCTCTTGCTTTAATAAATTCTCCCATTTTGCTGTACAAATTTGCTATACTGAAAAGTATGCGGGATTTCAATTCAGCGTTTTTTAAGGAATATTTTTCAAATCCATCTAAAGCTTTCAAATAACTTTCCAAAGAAGATTGAAATTTTTGCAAATTTCCCAAAGATAAGCCTTTCATATAGTAAATTTCTACCATAATCTCATTGAAGAAGTTTTTTTCAAAATAAGAAGATATTTTGTCTAGAATTTCAAGGACCTTTGGGTAATCTTTAATAACAAAATAAGATTTAGCTAGATAAAAATTTATCAAATTTGAGGAATATTCATCTATTGCATTATTTAAAATATCAAGGTATAATTTAATAGCTTCTTCATAATTTTTGCTGTCGAATGCCCTTTGTGCCTTTAAAAATTTTTCGAGTATATTTTTGTATTTGAAAAGTTCTTTTTTTAATTCTTCTTTTTCGACATAGTCTTCATCTAAAAAGTACACAACTGGCTTATTTAATTTTTGAGCGATAAAATTTAAAGCTTTTAAGGAAGGACTTATTTTACCTTTTTCTATAAGGCTTATATAGCCTTTGGAAAATTCGTCTCCTGATAAATCTCCTTGTTTTAGGAATTGCCTCTTTCTTTCTTCTCTAATTCTTTTGCCCAATTCCACCATATCCATGTACTACCACTCCTTAATGTGTGTACTAAAATATATTATAATTTAATTTAGTAGCTTTTTCAACGGCTAAGTATAAGATAAATTTAATTATATAAAAATCCAAATAAGTGATATAATATTATTTGTACATTTTAGCTTTTGGGGTGGTTACTGTGAATAAACTATTTATAGTAGGCTTAGGGCCGGGTTCGGCAGATTCCATTACACTGGGTACGATAGAGAAAATGAAAAATGCTGATAAGGTTTTTTTGCGGACGGAAAAACATCCGGTAGTTCCATATCTTAAAACGCAGGGAATTATTTTTGACACTTTTGACAAGATGTATGAAAAAAGTACTAGTTTTGAAGAGGTTTATGAAAATATTGCTCGGGAAATAATAGATATAGCCAAAAAATATCGAAAGGTTGTGTATGCTGTTCCAGGACATCCTTATGTAGCGGAGAAATCCGTGGAATACATATTAAACTTTTGTAACGATTGTGCCGATATATCAATAGAGGTTATACCAGCTATTTCTTTTATTGATGCCATTATAGAGGAATTGAAAATTGACCCTATATATGGCCTTAAAATAATTGATGGTTTGTCTTTGGATGTTCAAAAGCCCGATAAAAGATGTGCTAATATTGTTGTGCAGGTGTATGATAGATTTATAGCTTCAGAAGTGAAATTAAAACTGGCAGAAGTATATGGAGATAGTTATCCTGTGACTGTTATAAAAAATGCAGGAATTCCAGGGAAACAAGTAATAGAGACAATACCCCTTTATATGATTGACAGGCTCGATTGGATTGATTATCTTACTTCTTTATACATACCTCCTGTACAAACACTCTTTCAAGAAAAGTATGACATATATGACCTTTTAGAGATAATGAGAATTTTAAGAAGTGAAAAGGGATGTCCATGGGATAAAGAGCAGACTCATCGAAGCCTTGAAAAATATTTGGTGGAAGAAAGTTATGAGTTAATTGATGCGATTGAAAAAGAATCTGAGGATAAGATAGCAGAAGAGTTAGGAGATGTACTTTTTCAAGTTGTATTCCATTCACAAATTGCAAAGGAGAGGGGAACATTCAATTTTGGCGATGTAGTAGATGGCATATGCAAAAAGATGATTTGGAGGCATCCTCACGTTTTTGGGGCAGAAGAATTAAAAACTTCTAAAGCCGTATTAGAAAAATGGGATGAGTTAAAAAAACAGGAGAAAGATTTAAATTCTTATACGGAAGTTTTAAAAGATGTACCAATGTATATGCCTGCTCTTATCAGAAGCTATAAAGTGCAAGAGAAAGCTGCAAAAGTGGGTTTTGATTGGGATAGGGTTGAGGATGCACTTTCTAAAGTTTATGAAGAATTGGAAGAATTAAAGGAGGTGTATAAAGGGAAAGATAAAGAAAAGATTAGTGAGGAAATTGGAGATTTAATTTTTGCAGTGGTAAATGTAGCTAGATTCTTAGATGTAGAACCAGAAAGTGCAACTCACAACACAGTGGAAAAATTTATAAAGCGATTTGAATACATTGAAAAAGCTGCGGCAAAGAATGGACAAAAATTGGATGAAATGACATTAAATGATATGGATAAGCTGTGGAATGAAGCAAAGATGAATAATTTTAATAAAAAAAATGAAAAATAAGCGTAAATTAGCAGGATTTTTCGATTTTGTGAAGAATAAATAAGAGTAAAACATATTTAAACTAAGGAGGTATTGTTGTGAATAAGGCAGATCTTGTTGCGAAAATTGCAGAAAAAAGTGAGTTAACAAAAAAGGATGCTGAAAAGGCATTAAATGCTTTCATTGAAGCAGTAGAAGAAGCTTTGAAGAATGGTGACAAAGTTCAATTAGTAGGGTTTGGTACATTTGAAGTAAGAGAAAGAGCTGAAAGAAAAGGTAGAAATCCTCAGACAAGAGAAGAAATAACAATTCCTGCTTCAAAAGCTCCTATTTTCAAAGCAGGGAAAGCATTAAAGGATTTAGTAAATTCTTAAAGAAAATCAGGTCTTTATGACCTGATTTTCTTACTTTTGTCTGGGGGTAAGAAGTATGAGGGTAGACAAGTTTTTGAAAGTTTCAAGGCTTATCAAAAGGCGTACGATTGCAAAAGAGGCCTGTGACAAGGGATTAATTTTTATAAATGGCAAGCAAGCAAAAGCTAGTGATGAAGTAAAAGAACATGATATAATAGAGATAAACTTTGGAAATAAAATTGTCAAAGTAGAGGTTTTAGATGTAAAAGAACATGCTTTAAAAGACGAGGCTTACAAAATGTATAAATTGATGGAAGAATGAATGATTTGTGAAAATCCCTCAAATACTATAAACAAAAGTATAGGAGGGATTTTAATTGTATAGGAACAAACTAAAATTAATTGCGGTGTTAGTAGCTTTGTTATTTGCTATGACTGCTTGCAAGCCGCCTACAAAAAAACCAGAACCTATTAGGAAGCCACGGATGGAACTACCTAAAATACCTGCAAAAATAAATGTAGGTGAAAACAAAGAGCCTGTTCTTAAAGTTTATGTTGTTCAAACAGGTAAAATTGAAAATATGCCTTTAGAGAAATATGTTGAAGGTACAGTTGCGGGAGAAATAAAAAATTATTGGCCAATTGAAGCTTTAAAAGCCCAGGCGATTTTAGCTAGGACATATGTTTTAAATTTTGTAAGTACTAAAAAGTCAAAATATCCTGGAGCCGACATATCAACAGATTTTGAGGAGGCTCAGGCCTGGAACCCTTCAAATATAAATTCTAAAATAAAAGAAGCCGTAAAAGATACGCGAGGTATAGTTGCTGTCTATGACGGAAAATTTATAAATGCATGGTTTCATTCTCATGCAGCAGGACAAACTGCTTTGGCTAAGGAAGGCCTTAATTACAAAGAGCCGGAACCTCCTTATATTGTGAGCGTAAAGTCAAATGATAGTCCTAGTGCACCAGCTAATGTAAAGCATTGGACGGTTATTTTTACTAAAAGTGAAGTGATTGATGCATTAAAGAAAATGGGACTGGGTATAAACGATTTTAAAACTGTGAAAATAGGTACAAAGGGGGCTTCAGGAAGAACTGTAAACTTTCTTTTTGACAAAACGCCTGTAAATGCTCCCGATTTTAGAATGGCGATTGGAAGTGAAAGGCTAAAGTCCACTATGATAGATGAAGTTTCTTACGATGGAAGTAAATTGGTGATAAAAGGAAGAGGGTTTGGGCATGGCGTAGGAATGTCTCAATGGGGAGCATATCAGATGGCTAAAGAGGGTAAAAAGGCAAAAGATATACTAAACTATTATTTTAAAGGTATAAATATAGTAAAAATTTGGGATTAAAATCCTCCAGAAGGAGGATTTTTTTGTTCTAAAAAAAGTACAAGATTCATAGATAATAATAGTCTATTAAAAAGAAAGGAGGTTTAAAGAGATTTCAAATGGAAGATAAAAGGAACTTTTCAAGGGCGGGGAAACCTCATAATATTACAATTGAAAATAGAGAAAAAATCAGCATTTCTGGGGTAACAAATGTTGTAAGCTTTGACGAAGAAACAGTAATATTGGAGACGGATTTGGGAGTTTTGACAATAAGAGGTCAAGGGCTTCACATTAATAAATTGAACCTTGATGACGGACAAGTGTCGATTGATGGAGAAATAGTAAATTTAAATTACAGTGACAAAGGTGGCCTTATAGGAAAATCAGGGGGATTCATAAGTAGAATGTTTAGATAAGTCGCGTGTTGCGGCTTATTTTGTTTTATATACTCGATTTTAAAAAGTTTAATTGTTATAATAGATTTGGATATTTTGCACAAAGGAAGTAGGGAGGTGTGAAATAAATGAGTGAGGAGAGAAAAAGCTGGTTTAGAAATATGACTACAAAAGAAAAAGTGGAATATATATGGGACTATTATAAAGTTCATATTATTGTAAGTATATTAGTAATATATTTGTTGGCTTCTTTTACAAATAGTATTATTAATAGAAAGGATTACGTATTAAATGTTGCTTTAATTGGCAAATATATGGATTTTGATAGACAAAGTGAATTTTCTAAAAAAGTCACTAAAGAATTAATTGGCGATTCTTCTGGGAAAAAACAAGCTTCTATTGATTTTTACAGGCTTGTAAAAGGTAGAAATGGTAATCTTACTCTTGACCCTGCCTCAACTCAAAAATTAATGGCCAGAATGGGGGCTCAAGATATAGACGTCATTGTTCTGGATAAAAATAATTTTGATATATTGGCAAGAGAAGGAGCTTTTTTGCGATTAGATAAGGTAAAAGAGTTAAATTTATCAGGGTTAAATGTAGCAAAAGTAGAGAAACCCTCTGGTGAGTTAAAACCAGGTGTTTATGGAATATATGTTGGATGGAATAATAAATATTTAAAAAATCTGGGATATGACTATAATGATAAAATTATTGCAATTATGGCAAATAGCCAACACAAAGATTTGGCTATAAAATTTGTAAAATGGCTTTTGGATTTAAAATAAAGGAGGAGAAATTAATTGAAAAAAGTCTTTTTAGTAGATTTTGACGGTACTGTTACTAAAGTAGATACTGTTGATTTAATGGTGAAAAAGTTTGCAAAAGATGGATGGCAGTATTATGAAGAACTATGGGAAAAAGGGGAAATGTCTACTGAGGAATGCGCAATTGAAACATTAAAACTTATGGAAGTAGATGAAAAAAAACTTTTAGATTTGCTTTACACAGTTGAAATAGATGATTATTTTATAGAATTTTTAAATTTTTGCAGAGAAAAAAATTATGAAGTTATAATAGTGAGTGATGGATATGACTTTAATATAAAAGCTATTATGGAAAGATTCGGGTTTAATACAAAATTTTATAGCAACAAACTTTGGTTTGAAGATGGGAAAATAAAAGTGGATTTTCCACATAAAAGCAAGGATTGTGATAAATGTGGTATGTGTAAACTGGAAGTATTGAATAGATACAAAATTATGGGATATTATGTAGTTTATATAGGCGATGGATATTCAGACCTTTGTGTCTCTCAACATGCGGGTAAAGTCTTTGCAAAGGGAGTTTTGGAAAAATACTGTAAGGAAAATGGGATTCCATGTACTTCTTTTAGAAATTTTGGCGATATTATAGAAAAGTTAAAGCGATAAACTTCAGTGGGTGTTTATCGCTTTAACAAGGGGAGGTAATACTTGTTTTTTTCTAGAGATGACATAAGGCAAGTAAAAGCTGTTGTTTTTTATTTCAACGTTAAAAGCCCTTTGTAACAGCTCTTTGTT is a genomic window containing:
- the yabN gene encoding bifunctional methyltransferase/pyrophosphohydrolase YabN, which gives rise to MNKLFIVGLGPGSADSITLGTIEKMKNADKVFLRTEKHPVVPYLKTQGIIFDTFDKMYEKSTSFEEVYENIAREIIDIAKKYRKVVYAVPGHPYVAEKSVEYILNFCNDCADISIEVIPAISFIDAIIEELKIDPIYGLKIIDGLSLDVQKPDKRCANIVVQVYDRFIASEVKLKLAEVYGDSYPVTVIKNAGIPGKQVIETIPLYMIDRLDWIDYLTSLYIPPVQTLFQEKYDIYDLLEIMRILRSEKGCPWDKEQTHRSLEKYLVEESYELIDAIEKESEDKIAEELGDVLFQVVFHSQIAKERGTFNFGDVVDGICKKMIWRHPHVFGAEELKTSKAVLEKWDELKKQEKDLNSYTEVLKDVPMYMPALIRSYKVQEKAAKVGFDWDRVEDALSKVYEELEELKEVYKGKDKEKISEEIGDLIFAVVNVARFLDVEPESATHNTVEKFIKRFEYIEKAAAKNGQKLDEMTLNDMDKLWNEAKMNNFNKKNEK
- a CDS encoding HU family DNA-binding protein, producing MNKADLVAKIAEKSELTKKDAEKALNAFIEAVEEALKNGDKVQLVGFGTFEVRERAERKGRNPQTREEITIPASKAPIFKAGKALKDLVNS
- a CDS encoding RNA-binding S4 domain-containing protein, with the translated sequence MRVDKFLKVSRLIKRRTIAKEACDKGLIFINGKQAKASDEVKEHDIIEINFGNKIVKVEVLDVKEHALKDEAYKMYKLMEE
- a CDS encoding SpoIID/LytB domain-containing protein: MYRNKLKLIAVLVALLFAMTACKPPTKKPEPIRKPRMELPKIPAKINVGENKEPVLKVYVVQTGKIENMPLEKYVEGTVAGEIKNYWPIEALKAQAILARTYVLNFVSTKKSKYPGADISTDFEEAQAWNPSNINSKIKEAVKDTRGIVAVYDGKFINAWFHSHAAGQTALAKEGLNYKEPEPPYIVSVKSNDSPSAPANVKHWTVIFTKSEVIDALKKMGLGINDFKTVKIGTKGASGRTVNFLFDKTPVNAPDFRMAIGSERLKSTMIDEVSYDGSKLVIKGRGFGHGVGMSQWGAYQMAKEGKKAKDILNYYFKGINIVKIWD
- the yabP gene encoding sporulation protein YabP; the protein is MEDKRNFSRAGKPHNITIENREKISISGVTNVVSFDEETVILETDLGVLTIRGQGLHINKLNLDDGQVSIDGEIVNLNYSDKGGLIGKSGGFISRMFR
- a CDS encoding extracellular solute-binding protein — translated: MSEERKSWFRNMTTKEKVEYIWDYYKVHIIVSILVIYLLASFTNSIINRKDYVLNVALIGKYMDFDRQSEFSKKVTKELIGDSSGKKQASIDFYRLVKGRNGNLTLDPASTQKLMARMGAQDIDVIVLDKNNFDILAREGAFLRLDKVKELNLSGLNVAKVEKPSGELKPGVYGIYVGWNNKYLKNLGYDYNDKIIAIMANSQHKDLAIKFVKWLLDLK
- a CDS encoding MtnX-like HAD-IB family phosphatase, whose protein sequence is MKKVFLVDFDGTVTKVDTVDLMVKKFAKDGWQYYEELWEKGEMSTEECAIETLKLMEVDEKKLLDLLYTVEIDDYFIEFLNFCREKNYEVIIVSDGYDFNIKAIMERFGFNTKFYSNKLWFEDGKIKVDFPHKSKDCDKCGMCKLEVLNRYKIMGYYVVYIGDGYSDLCVSQHAGKVFAKGVLEKYCKENGIPCTSFRNFGDIIEKLKR